Within the Enterococcus hirae ATCC 9790 genome, the region GTTGCAACGCATCCATTGAAAGATGAGCGATAGCTTCTTCGGGTTCTAACGGTATGCCTAAAGCACGGGCTAAGTCGTTGACTGTCCCTAACGGAATAAAACCAAAATTTGGACGATGTGCTTGTTCAGCGATCCCATTGATTCCTTCATTAACAGTACCATCTCCACCCATAACAAACACGCTGTGGTATCTATCCACTGCTGCTTCTCGAGTAAAATTCTTGGCATCTCCAGCTTTTTTCGTATGAAGAACAACGACTTCATCAAACATCGTGGTTAACTTTTGATGGGCCAGTTTTTCATATTCTTGTGCTTGTTCTCCTCCAGAACTTGGATTAACGACCAACAACGCTTTTTTCATCCTGTTTCCCCCTTCGTTTCACAACATGACTTTGACTAAACTATAGCACAAAAAAACTCAGAACATCTAGTTTCAGACATTCTGAGCTACACCAGCTGATTGGCTATCTTATTTTACGAATCAAATAATAACCCACCGATCCGACGATCATCGTTCCCAGAAAGACCAGAATGGATGAGGAATGTTCATTTGTTTTTGGTAACTGTTCCGCTTCAGAATCAGTCGAAGATTCAGAAGCAATCTGGAGCATCGCCTCTTTTTTAGTTGTACTTGGTCCAGAGTTTCTTAAGTCGATGGCGCTTGATTCGGTCATACTTGATTCTGTGGTGCTTGGTTCCGTTGTGCTTGGTTCGGTCGTTTTTTTCGTATTCGTGATCACAAAAGAATTGCCATTATTGGTTACGGTACTCTCAAACTCATCAGGTACATTCACTTCCGCTACTTGATAAGTAAAGTCTTCTCCTTGATTATTGTATTTTGGTAAGACCGCTTTTTCGTTGCCCACTGGCAGTTCCTTGATCGTCGCTTGATAATTATCTTGTTTTCTTAAAGAAAGCACCGCTGAACTTTGCCAACTCGTAGGATCAACGACCGAACTCCTGCTAATCACATAGTCAATAGTCTCTGGGATCTCGGATGCCGCTACATTTTTCCATTTTTTTGCTACTTGGATTGTGGTTGTCGGTGCCTTGATTGAAGGGATTGGAAAATCAAGTAATTCACTTTCATTTGTTGGTGCTAACGTTGTCCGTCCATTACACAAATACCAAGTTTCGCCTTTAAAATGAGTATTTTCAGTGTTTAAACGGACTTGATAGGTACACGTAAGCCGTTCATTTTCCCCTAATGCAATATTTGCAATCGTAATCGTTTGGTTCGCTTCCGATACAACTACATCAGCCACTACATCATTGGCTTGTTCCCAATTTCCTTGTTCATTTTTTCGCCAACCGACTAATTGATAGGAGCGTTCATTAAACTCACCCGCTCCTTGGAGTAAAATGTCTTGCCCCATAGGATCAGTGATCGTACCATTAGGAATCGTTTTATCAATTTGGTTGGCGATCTCTGTTAAGGCAGAACCCAAACCGCTTAGATTTTCATCGGTTGTAAGGTATTGTTGCGGTTTAGAAGCTAAGTTTCGCCCAATATATTCCCCTCGAGCAGAAGGTGCTGTCGCTATCGAATAACAGGTAAAACCCGAATGCTTGAGAGAAACAATCGTTCCTAAGGTCGCATCTGTCACAATTGAACTACTAACAGAAATTGCATTGGGATCAGAAGGGTTACTGTTCGTCGTATAGTATTTGTCAGAATCAGTTTGAAAATCTTGAATATAACGATCGGTATGGTAGCCATTATAATCAATGATCTCTCCCTCATTTGGATACTCTTTCGCTCCTTGTACTGGAAGATAACTACGATTGGCACTGTCATCACCAATATGAATAAATAGTTTTTCCGCTTCTGGCCGACTTTTCTCCAATAATAACCGTTGCCCTGCTAATAATCCTTTTTGCATAAATGTTCCCGAATGTGACTCAGCGGTATATTTCAAGAAGTTCTCTAAGTCATTCATATTACTTGAAAAACCATTTGTTGAATAAACCTCTCGATTGTATGCTACAATCCCCACGCGGATATTCCCATTAGCTAACGAATCCGCTAATTCATTGCCAAATTGTTGTAATCCGATTAAAGCATTGGTTAATTTTTCGCCAGTCATGGAGGAAGAATAATCGATCACCAAAACTAAATCAATCGGTGTTCCGATCTGGTTGCCTTTCACATCTAACGTGACATCAAATAAACCTTGTGTCTCGCTATCTTCTTTGACACTCTTTTTTAAATATGCACGGTCGGCGTAATTAACATAATTTTCTTCGTCAAATACGGCTTCTGGTGCATGGCCATAATCATAATTATAGGTATTCCCTACTGCTGTTCCATTTGTTAAACGTTGTCCCGTAGAATCGGTATAAGCAAAATCAACCGTCTCCGCAAATGATTTTTGCATCCCTATTCCCAGTAAAATACTCATTAATCCTACGAATAAAATCACTATCTTGAAATAGCTGTCTTTTCTCGTTCTCATCATTTCTCTCCTTTTCTACCAACAGATTTCCCCATCCTTATTAAAACCCTAGAATTTTTTCAACAATTGCTAGTATAAATTTTCTGGAATCTTTTCTGAGCTAAAAAAATGTACATTTGGAATACATTAAAATCCTCTTTTTATGATAAGATGGCATCAAGTAACAGCTAAGAATCGAGGGAAATCTTTGGTTAGGAGTTATTTTATGGAAATATTCAATGATTTTTTTGGAAATGATGTCAAAAAAGAAATCGAACTTTTGCATTTTTTATATCATCAAAAGCGCTTTGTAACGATTGAAGAAATGAGCCAAGCCCTCAATATGGATCGGCGTTCGATCTACAAATATTACGATGTTCTAAGCAATCATTCCCTAATGACAGATGAAAGTCGTGAACCAATTTTTCATACAAAACATGGTCTCGGCTATAAATTCACAGGAACCAAAACAGACTATAAAACGTTGATTCGTAAAATATTACAAGAAAATCCTTTTTTCAATTTATTTGAAACTTTATTGTTGGAAAATGAAGTGAATCTAGTCAAATTCGCCTACGAGAATTATTTATCCGAATCTACTGTACGAAAGCGAAGCTATGAACTAGAAACGCTACTACAGCCATTGGGGTTTACCGTAAAAAAATAAAGGAACGCTCTATTTAGTCGGCGATGAACCTCGTATTCGCTATTTTATGGTTGCTTTTTTTGGGAAAAATTTTTCTGGTCTTCACTGGCCATTTCCAGGTATTTCTCAACAAAAATGTGAAATGCTCGCCCGACACTTTTATGAAATCAATGAAATTCCTTTCAATGAGATTGAACTAAAAATTACTACTTATGTACTAGCCGTGACGATTATTCGGTTTAGAAAAGGCAAAAAATAACAGCTGAAATGATCACTTTAGCTCCTGATCTACCGCCTAAAGACCAAGAAATCTTCCAACAATTGACGGACCAGCATTCATCACTCTTAAAAAAACTGACAGATGAGTTGAGTGAACACTTCTTACTCGAAACAAAGGAGAGCCACTTTATTTTCTTGTGGCTACGATCAAATCTGGATCTCACTTTTTCTAAAGAGCAGTTAGCTAATTATTTTACCGCTCAAGAAGAAGGCGTACAAAATCGGTCTTACTTGCAAGCAATCATCCATTTGTTACTGAAAGATACAGACTCTCAACAATTGTCTACCAGAAAAAAGAACTTGATTTTGCGAACGATTCTTTCTGGAATTTTGTCCGTCGAACTATTTGGAGAGACGATCCATACCTTGACCGGCTATAATCTACAGCACTATGTCTCGCAGAATTTCCCCAACCTTTTGATGCGTTCTGAACAATTGTTAGATCAAATTGATCTTTACTCATCCTCAGATAGCAAACGAAAAGGACTTGCGTTACATGTAGCGGTTGCTTGGACCTTGGTTTCACCACCATCCACCTTTATGAAAAAAATCAACCTTAAACTCGAAACAGATTTACCTTTGGCACTTTCTTTAACAATCAAAGAACGTATCGAGTCTTCTTTTCAAAGCTACTACCATCTGGATATTCGCAGCCATTTCGAAAACGAAGACTATGATCTCTGCCTTAGTACCGCTCCTTTAACAGAAAGTTTTGAAACCGTCCCCGTTTTACTGATCAATGCCCAAGTCACATTAGCCGATCTGCTGGCAATCAAACAAGTACTTGAAGAGCTGGTGTAGTAAGAGCAGAAGAAATGGAATGTTCATTAATTGATCGGCGAATAACACTTCTTCGTTCGTATTTATACTTTTTAGATTCATAAAAATAGTCTAAGATTAGCGGAAAATAAAAACAAAAACTGGGACATTCTTCAGATTTATTTCTGATGAATGTCCCAGACTCTTAGTCAGTACTATATTTCTAAAGTTAAAGATCTTATTTTTTTAAAGCCAGACTAGGTGATAGGTTGACCAATCGATAATTAACAAAACCAGTTATGCCAAAAACTAATCCAATATTTACTAACAACAAAAGCATCCCTAGTTGGAAATTAAACTCTAGATTATAACCAAAGTTCTGGCTATATACAGTATTAAAAATAAGAAGCCATATACTACTAAATAAGACGGATAGTAGACAAAATAGAACGGTTTCTCTTCTCAATATCTTAGAGATATTTCTGGTACTATATCCTAAGCAACTTAGTATACCAACTTCAGAATATCTAGTGATAGAAATTCGATAGATTATAATAAAACTAACAGAGATAAATAGGAGTAAAAGTAAATTGGATAATATGGTAAACAACTTTATAGTATCAGCAAAACTATTTTTAAAAGCACGAATGTCTTTTTCCTTAGTGTATATATCGTACCCCTTACTTTTCAGCAGGCGATGAATTTTGGGAATGTCCTCAAAATTTTTCACACTAAACGCTATAGCAGAAGCCTCACCTCTAGCTACTTCTTTATAAATTTTCTTTTCCAGCTTCGTACTCATTGTAAAGTTATCAAACGTATCGTTTGAGATACCACTCACTTTCATTTTTATTTTATGTTTTTGTCCCTCCTTATCAAAGTATTCAAAGTCAACGTACTTTCCAACTAATTGATTAATATTCTTACTCAAAGACGAGGCAACACTTAAAGATAGACTGATTTCATTCCTATTATCTTTAGGCATGTCCCCATAAATCATCGAAAGATTGGAAGAAATCAACGTTGGCGATTTAATATCTAAGTGTTTATTCTTATGATCATATTTAAGATGAATATTTTGAAGATTATATTGGTAATACACATCCTTAACGTTTGGTAATGTTTGTAAATAAGTAAGCCCTTCAGATAAAGGCTTTTTTGAAAAAGCAATTGATCCTTTACTATAGTAATCATTTTTTTCTTTAAATGACTGTATTTCATTTTTTATTGTATTTTTTATTCCTAACGTTGAAATAAAAGAGACCGTTCCTAATGAAATCAATACGATAGCAAGTAAATTTTTTAAAAAATGTATTCTAAAATTCCTGATTGCTATCCAAAAAAGTAATTTTGAGTTAAGTTTTGGGACAATCTCTTTAGCTTTTTTCGCTGTGAAAGTCTGACTTTCCTTACTATAGTCTAATTCATATCGCTCTTTTTCTTTAACTATTTCTATTGTATGATTTTTTAAACAGACTATTTCATCGGCGTACTTTGAAACTTTTTCACTATGTGTAATAACAATCACGGTTCGATTCCTTGCCAACCTTTTTAGTATCTTCATGACACCATCACTATTTAATTCATCTAAAGCAGCCGTTGGTTCATCTGCAAGAATTATTTTAGGATCGTTC harbors:
- a CDS encoding ABC transporter ATP-binding protein/permease, translating into MIYLNNVSKKYKDLDILLHANYRFKDGTLTCVLGNSGAGKSTLLNLIAGLDIDYDGEIENLCFKEKNFSNKNLSNYRFNNVGFIFQDYHLLNGYTVLENVIMGAHLDSELTKEEKIEKALNLLTELGLKNKANQMVHELSGGQKQRASIARALMNDPKIILADEPTAALDELNSDGVMKILKRLARNRTVIVITHSEKVSKYADEIVCLKNHTIEIVKEKERYELDYSKESQTFTAKKAKEIVPKLNSKLLFWIAIRNFRIHFLKNLLAIVLISLGTVSFISTLGIKNTIKNEIQSFKEKNDYYSKGSIAFSKKPLSEGLTYLQTLPNVKDVYYQYNLQNIHLKYDHKNKHLDIKSPTLISSNLSMIYGDMPKDNRNEISLSLSVASSLSKNINQLVGKYVDFEYFDKEGQKHKIKMKVSGISNDTFDNFTMSTKLEKKIYKEVARGEASAIAFSVKNFEDIPKIHRLLKSKGYDIYTKEKDIRAFKNSFADTIKLFTILSNLLLLLFISVSFIIIYRISITRYSEVGILSCLGYSTRNISKILRRETVLFCLLSVLFSSIWLLIFNTVYSQNFGYNLEFNFQLGMLLLLVNIGLVFGITGFVNYRLVNLSPSLALKK
- a CDS encoding helix-turn-helix domain-containing protein yields the protein MEIFNDFFGNDVKKEIELLHFLYHQKRFVTIEEMSQALNMDRRSIYKYYDVLSNHSLMTDESREPIFHTKHGLGYKFTGTKTDYKTLIRKILQENPFFNLFETLLLENEVNLVKFAYENYLSESTVRKRSYELETLLQPLGFTVKK
- a CDS encoding VWA domain-containing protein — encoded protein: MRTRKDSYFKIVILFVGLMSILLGIGMQKSFAETVDFAYTDSTGQRLTNGTAVGNTYNYDYGHAPEAVFDEENYVNYADRAYLKKSVKEDSETQGLFDVTLDVKGNQIGTPIDLVLVIDYSSSMTGEKLTNALIGLQQFGNELADSLANGNIRVGIVAYNREVYSTNGFSSNMNDLENFLKYTAESHSGTFMQKGLLAGQRLLLEKSRPEAEKLFIHIGDDSANRSYLPVQGAKEYPNEGEIIDYNGYHTDRYIQDFQTDSDKYYTTNSNPSDPNAISVSSSIVTDATLGTIVSLKHSGFTCYSIATAPSARGEYIGRNLASKPQQYLTTDENLSGLGSALTEIANQIDKTIPNGTITDPMGQDILLQGAGEFNERSYQLVGWRKNEQGNWEQANDVVADVVVSEANQTITIANIALGENERLTCTYQVRLNTENTHFKGETWYLCNGRTTLAPTNESELLDFPIPSIKAPTTTIQVAKKWKNVAASEIPETIDYVISRSSVVDPTSWQSSAVLSLRKQDNYQATIKELPVGNEKAVLPKYNNQGEDFTYQVAEVNVPDEFESTVTNNGNSFVITNTKKTTEPSTTEPSTTESSMTESSAIDLRNSGPSTTKKEAMLQIASESSTDSEAEQLPKTNEHSSSILVFLGTMIVGSVGYYLIRKIR